In Marinobacter salsuginis, one DNA window encodes the following:
- a CDS encoding ABC transporter substrate-binding protein has protein sequence MTMMKKLLTSAVASAMMASGAQAAISNDTVKIGYLADMSGTYRDLAGPNGLKALEMAIADFGGQVNGAKIEVVSADDRNSPDTSSSTVRRWVENEDVDLVAGMVASSVSIAVSKILEENDRLGIISGSAASSITNEHCTPNHIHYVYDTYPLANGTASAVVKEGGKTWYMLTADYAFGHALEGDVTRVVEANGGEVIGTVRHPFPTQDFSSFILQAQASGADVIGLANAGADTTNAITTASEFGVTQSGQTLAALLLFLTDVHALGAETAQGIQLTTGWYWDMNDETREWSDRFMEETGVRPTMVHAGIYSSTMQYLNAVKATGSDDAQTVRKQMMDTPINDMFAKNGKIRVDGRMVHDMYLAEVKTPAESTNEWDLYKILRTIPAEESYRPLSESKCKLVNN, from the coding sequence ATGACAATGATGAAAAAGCTTCTGACATCAGCCGTTGCATCAGCCATGATGGCAAGCGGAGCCCAAGCGGCTATTTCCAACGACACGGTCAAGATCGGTTACCTGGCAGATATGTCCGGCACCTACCGTGACCTGGCAGGTCCCAACGGGCTGAAGGCCCTGGAAATGGCGATCGCTGATTTTGGTGGTCAGGTAAATGGCGCCAAGATCGAAGTGGTCAGTGCTGATGACCGTAACAGCCCCGATACTTCCTCCAGCACCGTTCGTCGCTGGGTTGAGAACGAGGATGTTGATCTGGTGGCCGGTATGGTGGCTTCTTCCGTTTCCATTGCCGTGAGCAAGATTCTGGAAGAGAACGATCGCCTGGGTATCATCTCCGGTTCAGCCGCTTCCAGTATCACCAACGAGCACTGCACCCCGAACCACATCCACTACGTTTACGACACTTATCCGCTGGCCAACGGTACCGCCAGTGCGGTGGTTAAAGAGGGCGGCAAAACCTGGTACATGCTGACTGCGGATTACGCGTTCGGCCACGCTCTGGAAGGCGACGTTACCCGCGTTGTTGAGGCTAACGGCGGTGAAGTGATCGGCACCGTGCGCCATCCGTTCCCGACCCAGGATTTCTCCTCCTTCATCCTGCAGGCCCAGGCGTCCGGCGCTGATGTAATCGGCCTGGCAAACGCCGGTGCTGACACCACCAACGCCATCACAACAGCCAGTGAGTTCGGTGTCACCCAGTCTGGCCAGACGCTCGCGGCTCTGCTGCTGTTCCTGACTGACGTGCACGCACTGGGTGCGGAAACCGCTCAGGGCATCCAGTTGACCACCGGCTGGTACTGGGACATGAACGACGAGACCCGTGAATGGTCTGATCGCTTCATGGAAGAGACCGGTGTTCGTCCGACCATGGTTCACGCCGGTATCTACTCCAGCACCATGCAGTACCTGAACGCAGTCAAGGCGACCGGGTCTGATGATGCCCAGACAGTGCGCAAACAGATGATGGATACGCCCATCAACGACATGTTTGCCAAGAACGGCAAGATCCGTGTTGACGGCCGCATGGTGCACGATATGTACCTGGCGGAAGTGAAAACCCCGGCTGAGTCCACGAATGAGTGGGATCTGTACAAGATCCTGAGGACTATTCCGGCGGAAGAATCTTACCGTCCGCTCTCCGAGAGCAAGTGCAAGCTGGTTAACAACTAA
- a CDS encoding DODA-type extradiol aromatic ring-opening family dioxygenase, with protein MSLFVSHGAPTFALEPGLAGPALTELGKRLTRPEAVLVVSPHWMTPEVRVGVSGTPETIHDFRGFPSELYELEYPASGHPELAHTTLALLEAGGWKARADEKRGLDHGAWVPLMHLFPDHSVPVFQVSMPANLDPASAWQLGQTLQPLEHEGVLVVGSGSLTHNLYEVRWGDENASGYAREFTDWVRAKVTAGDHQQLIATLEKAPHAQRAHPTTEHFLPLLVAAGAAGEQQPGVLIDGGIEHGVLAMDAFVFRHPA; from the coding sequence ATGAGTCTGTTTGTTTCCCACGGCGCTCCCACCTTCGCACTGGAGCCGGGCCTCGCTGGCCCGGCCCTGACGGAGCTGGGCAAACGCCTTACCAGGCCCGAAGCTGTGCTGGTGGTGTCACCCCACTGGATGACGCCGGAAGTCCGGGTGGGCGTTTCCGGAACGCCCGAGACCATTCATGATTTTCGCGGCTTCCCATCCGAACTGTATGAACTTGAATATCCGGCATCCGGGCATCCGGAACTGGCCCATACCACCCTCGCCTTGCTTGAGGCAGGAGGCTGGAAGGCACGAGCTGACGAAAAGCGGGGCCTGGATCACGGGGCCTGGGTTCCCCTGATGCACCTTTTCCCCGATCACTCGGTTCCGGTGTTTCAGGTTTCAATGCCTGCCAATCTTGACCCTGCCTCGGCCTGGCAGCTGGGCCAGACCCTGCAGCCACTCGAGCATGAGGGTGTGCTTGTTGTCGGGTCGGGGAGCCTTACCCACAACCTGTATGAGGTTCGCTGGGGGGACGAGAACGCCTCTGGCTATGCTCGGGAGTTCACGGATTGGGTTCGCGCAAAGGTCACGGCAGGCGACCACCAACAATTGATTGCGACGCTGGAGAAAGCGCCCCATGCACAACGTGCGCACCCCACCACAGAGCACTTCCTGCCTCTGTTGGTGGCGGCCGGTGCGGCCGGGGAACAGCAACCCGGCGTGCTGATTGATGGCGGGATCGAACACGGCGTTCTGGCCATGGATGCCTTTGTTTTCAGGCATCCGGCCTGA
- a CDS encoding branched-chain amino acid ABC transporter permease, which translates to MNQPVNSADIHKSIVQEQANQDRKKMMLNGVLLLILLAAPFVIYPVFLMKILCFALFAVAFNLLFGFTGLLSFGHAAFLATGGYTTGYLLSNYSGLTTEMGIIAGTLAATVLGTGFALLSIRRQGIYFAMVTLALAQLVFFFFVQSEFTGGEDGMHGIPRGELLGFINLEDNLNMYYFVLAVFIACYLLVQRIVSSPYGQVLKAIKQNEPRAVSLGYNVDRYKVLAFVISAALAGLAGSMKSVVFQLASLNDAHWHMSGEVILMTLVGGMGTLLGPVVGATFVVNIEYNLSQGPLRDWVDPILGGIFVITVLAFRSGIVGEIQKFVKKNLG; encoded by the coding sequence ATGAATCAGCCAGTCAATTCCGCCGATATTCACAAGTCTATCGTTCAGGAACAGGCCAACCAGGATCGCAAGAAAATGATGCTCAACGGCGTGCTGCTGCTTATCCTGCTCGCTGCGCCGTTTGTGATTTACCCGGTCTTCCTGATGAAAATCCTGTGCTTCGCGCTGTTTGCGGTTGCCTTCAACCTCCTGTTCGGGTTCACCGGCCTGCTGTCATTCGGTCATGCGGCCTTCCTGGCCACGGGTGGCTATACCACCGGTTACCTGCTCAGCAATTACTCCGGGCTTACCACGGAGATGGGGATCATCGCCGGCACCCTGGCGGCCACGGTTCTGGGCACTGGCTTTGCCTTGTTGTCGATTCGTCGGCAGGGCATCTATTTCGCCATGGTTACCCTGGCCCTGGCGCAGCTGGTTTTCTTCTTCTTCGTCCAGTCCGAGTTCACGGGCGGCGAAGATGGTATGCACGGTATCCCCCGGGGTGAGCTGCTGGGATTCATCAATCTCGAGGATAACCTTAACATGTACTATTTCGTGCTAGCGGTGTTTATCGCCTGCTATCTGCTGGTACAGCGCATTGTCAGTAGTCCGTACGGTCAGGTATTGAAGGCCATCAAACAGAACGAGCCCCGCGCTGTATCGCTTGGCTATAACGTGGATCGTTACAAGGTGCTGGCATTCGTGATTTCCGCAGCGCTGGCCGGTCTTGCAGGTTCCATGAAATCCGTCGTGTTCCAGCTCGCTTCCCTGAACGATGCGCACTGGCATATGTCGGGCGAGGTCATCCTGATGACCCTGGTCGGCGGTATGGGCACCCTTCTGGGCCCGGTGGTGGGTGCAACCTTCGTGGTGAATATCGAGTACAACCTTTCCCAGGGTCCCTTACGGGATTGGGTAGATCCGATTCTTGGAGGCATCTTCGTGATCACGGTTCTGGCTTTCCGAAGCGGTATCGTGGGCGAGATCCAGAAGTTCGTGAAAAAGAATCTGGGCTGA
- a CDS encoding ABC transporter permease subunit: protein MVKSRSFSFSKVMLILGLLFLYLPMFVLIVYSFNASRLVSVWAGFSTHWYGELFRDEQILSAVWMSLRIAFYSASMAVCLGTLCAFVITRFKKMRGRTLLSSMITAPLVMPEVITGLSLLLLFVQMAQTIGWPVDRGMATIWIAHTTFCSAYVAVVVSARLQEVDRSIEEAAMDLGCTPLKTFFVITLPVIAPALVSGWLLAFTLSLDDLVIASFVSGPGATTLPMVVFSSVRMGVSPKINALATLIILAVSLIAFIAWYLMRRAERKRLQTPDA, encoded by the coding sequence ATGGTTAAGTCACGCTCGTTCAGTTTCTCAAAGGTCATGCTGATTCTGGGCCTGCTGTTCCTGTACCTGCCGATGTTCGTGCTGATCGTGTATTCGTTCAATGCGTCCCGGCTGGTATCGGTTTGGGCCGGATTTTCCACCCATTGGTACGGCGAGCTGTTCCGGGATGAGCAGATTCTGTCGGCGGTTTGGATGAGCCTGCGGATTGCCTTCTACTCCGCCAGCATGGCGGTGTGCCTGGGCACGCTGTGTGCGTTTGTGATTACCCGGTTCAAGAAGATGCGCGGGCGCACGCTGCTGTCCAGCATGATTACCGCGCCGCTGGTTATGCCCGAGGTCATAACCGGCCTGTCACTGTTGCTGCTGTTCGTGCAGATGGCCCAGACCATTGGCTGGCCGGTTGACCGCGGCATGGCAACCATCTGGATTGCCCACACCACCTTCTGCAGTGCCTATGTGGCGGTGGTGGTATCGGCGCGGTTGCAGGAAGTGGATCGCTCCATAGAGGAGGCGGCCATGGACCTGGGTTGTACGCCCCTGAAGACCTTCTTCGTGATCACCCTGCCGGTGATTGCTCCGGCGCTGGTGTCCGGCTGGCTGCTGGCATTCACACTGTCCCTGGACGACCTGGTGATTGCCAGCTTCGTGTCCGGGCCAGGGGCGACCACGCTGCCGATGGTGGTGTTTTCATCCGTGCGGATGGGGGTTTCGCCGAAGATCAACGCGCTGGCCACCCTGATCATTCTGGCAGTCTCGCTGATTGCGTTCATTGCCTGGTACCTGATGCGTCGGGCGGAACGGAAGCGGTTGCAGACTCCGGACGCCTAG
- a CDS encoding polyamine ABC transporter substrate-binding protein, with product MLKLCKPQALAASVALSLCASSAFAAEEVRVYNWSDYIAEDTLAKFTEETGIKVIYDVYDSNEILEAALLSGRSGYDLVVPSNHYVAKQISANAFVALDHSKLPNMSNLNPDLMDDLEKVDPGSQFALPYLWGTNGYGYNEGRIQEILGDSAPTDSWALVFDPEVTGKLAAGGCGIAMLDSGEEMVRAAMAYIGLDPNSNNADDIKKGGEVIKAIRPNITYFHSSRYIGDLANGDLCVAAGYSGDILQAAARAEEAENGNLIRYTIPKEGAALWFDMMTIPAGAPNVENAHKLMNFLMRPEIIADVTNYVWYANPNKPANEFVDPEILSDTSIYPTDEVMKKLYIMEGRPQDAQRLMTRTWTNVKSGR from the coding sequence ATGTTGAAGTTGTGTAAGCCACAGGCGCTGGCCGCCTCTGTTGCGTTGTCTCTGTGTGCCTCCTCCGCTTTTGCAGCCGAGGAAGTGCGCGTCTACAACTGGTCCGACTACATCGCCGAGGACACCCTGGCGAAGTTCACGGAAGAAACCGGCATCAAGGTGATCTACGACGTTTACGACAGTAACGAGATCCTTGAAGCTGCCCTTCTTTCCGGTCGTTCCGGCTATGATCTTGTTGTGCCCTCCAACCACTACGTGGCCAAGCAGATCTCTGCCAACGCGTTCGTGGCTCTGGACCACAGTAAACTGCCAAACATGAGCAACCTGAACCCGGATCTGATGGACGATCTGGAAAAGGTTGACCCGGGTAGCCAGTTTGCCCTGCCCTACCTCTGGGGTACCAACGGTTATGGCTATAACGAAGGCCGCATTCAGGAAATCCTGGGCGACAGCGCCCCTACCGATTCCTGGGCCCTGGTATTCGATCCGGAAGTCACCGGCAAGCTCGCCGCCGGCGGCTGCGGTATTGCCATGCTGGATTCCGGCGAAGAGATGGTGCGTGCGGCCATGGCCTACATCGGCCTGGACCCGAACAGCAACAACGCCGACGACATCAAGAAAGGCGGTGAGGTGATCAAGGCCATTCGTCCGAACATCACCTACTTCCATTCGTCCCGCTACATTGGCGACCTGGCCAACGGTGACCTGTGCGTGGCTGCCGGTTACTCCGGCGACATCCTGCAGGCCGCCGCACGCGCCGAGGAAGCCGAAAATGGCAACTTGATCCGCTACACCATTCCCAAAGAAGGCGCGGCGCTGTGGTTCGACATGATGACCATTCCGGCCGGTGCGCCGAACGTGGAGAACGCCCACAAGCTGATGAACTTCCTGATGCGCCCGGAAATCATCGCCGATGTGACTAACTACGTGTGGTACGCCAACCCGAACAAGCCGGCCAACGAGTTTGTTGATCCGGAGATTCTGAGCGATACCAGCATCTACCCCACAGACGAAGTGATGAAGAAGCTGTACATCATGGAAGGCCGGCCTCAGGACGCCCAGCGTCTGATGACCCGCACTTGGACCAACGTGAAGTCTGGTCGTTAA
- a CDS encoding branched-chain amino acid ABC transporter permease: MSMIFGVPVAVLSGQLLIGIINGAFYALLSLGLAVIFGLLKIINFAHGAMYMLGAMTTVLMFDYLGVNYWVALLLAPLLVGAFGVVIEYFLLRRIAGQDHIYSLLLTFGVALIITGVLVNWFGVSGLRYTMPDMFKGGVNLGFMFMPYYRAWVIVAALVVCFGTWFVIEKTKLGAYLRAGTEDSQLMQGFGINVPLLISLTYGFGVALAAFAGVLAAPIYSVTPVMGSATLITVFAVVVIGGMGSIGGAIITGILMGVIEGLTKTFYPPASSAVIFLVMVLVLMFRPSGLFGKEA, translated from the coding sequence ATGTCCATGATTTTCGGCGTCCCTGTAGCTGTGCTCTCCGGCCAGCTCCTGATCGGAATCATCAATGGCGCCTTTTACGCCCTTCTGAGCCTTGGGCTCGCGGTCATCTTCGGTTTGCTGAAGATCATCAACTTCGCCCATGGTGCCATGTACATGCTTGGCGCCATGACCACCGTCCTGATGTTTGACTATCTGGGCGTTAATTACTGGGTCGCGCTCCTGCTGGCCCCCCTGCTGGTCGGCGCTTTCGGCGTCGTCATAGAGTATTTCCTGCTGCGCCGCATCGCGGGGCAAGATCATATTTACAGCCTGCTCCTGACTTTCGGTGTGGCGCTGATCATCACCGGCGTGCTCGTGAACTGGTTTGGTGTGTCGGGCCTTCGCTACACCATGCCCGACATGTTCAAAGGCGGTGTGAATCTCGGCTTTATGTTCATGCCGTATTACCGGGCCTGGGTTATCGTTGCGGCACTGGTCGTGTGCTTCGGAACCTGGTTTGTGATTGAAAAAACCAAGCTGGGTGCCTACCTGCGGGCCGGTACCGAGGATTCCCAGCTTATGCAGGGTTTTGGTATCAACGTGCCCCTCCTGATCAGCCTGACTTACGGCTTTGGTGTGGCGCTGGCAGCGTTTGCCGGCGTCCTGGCCGCGCCGATTTACTCGGTGACCCCTGTCATGGGGTCTGCCACCCTGATTACGGTCTTTGCGGTTGTGGTTATCGGGGGTATGGGTTCCATTGGCGGCGCTATCATCACCGGTATTCTCATGGGTGTTATTGAAGGCCTCACCAAAACCTTCTACCCGCCGGCTTCCTCGGCGGTCATCTTCCTGGTCATGGTTCTGGTTCTGATGTTCCGTCCCAGTGGCTTGTTCGGTAAGGAGGCATAA
- the potA gene encoding polyamine ABC transporter ATP-binding protein, whose translation MENGNNTSAQAEVLLSIRGISKSFDGTLAVDNVNLDIHKGEIFALLGGSGSGKSTLLRMLAGFETPNAGTIMLDGQDVTALPPFLRPTNMMFQSYALFPHMTVEQNIAMGLKQDKLPKSEIRDRVAAMLKLVKMEPYARRKPQQLSGGQQQRVALARSLAKRPKLLLLDEPMGALDKKLRTEMQLELVEILENVGATCLMVTHDQEEAMTMASRIAIMAQGRIAQIGSPIDIYESPNSRMTAEFIGSVNIFEAHIREDEADSITLTSTLLDAPVFIDRGVTTPAETTETLIALRPEKIYLTADKPDGEHNWSCGTVDNIAYLGDITSYYVKLASGKRVQATMANVERRGERPTWGDRVFVSWEASSPILLWN comes from the coding sequence GTGGAAAACGGCAACAACACCTCCGCGCAAGCGGAGGTGTTACTCAGCATTCGGGGCATTTCCAAAAGCTTTGATGGCACGCTGGCCGTAGACAACGTCAATCTGGACATCCACAAGGGCGAGATCTTTGCCCTTCTGGGTGGCTCGGGTTCCGGCAAGTCCACGCTGCTGCGCATGCTCGCAGGTTTTGAAACGCCCAACGCCGGCACCATCATGCTCGACGGCCAGGACGTTACGGCTCTGCCCCCGTTCCTGCGCCCGACTAACATGATGTTCCAGTCCTATGCCCTGTTCCCCCACATGACGGTGGAGCAGAACATTGCCATGGGTCTGAAACAGGACAAGCTGCCGAAAAGCGAAATTCGCGACCGTGTGGCGGCCATGCTGAAGCTGGTCAAGATGGAACCCTATGCCCGGCGCAAACCCCAGCAGCTTTCCGGTGGACAGCAACAACGGGTTGCCCTGGCCCGCTCACTGGCCAAACGTCCCAAGCTGCTGTTGCTGGACGAGCCCATGGGTGCCCTGGACAAGAAGCTGCGTACCGAAATGCAGCTGGAACTGGTGGAAATTCTGGAAAATGTTGGCGCCACCTGCCTGATGGTGACCCACGACCAGGAAGAAGCCATGACCATGGCCAGCCGTATTGCGATCATGGCCCAGGGCCGGATTGCCCAGATCGGCTCGCCCATCGATATCTACGAGAGCCCGAACAGCCGCATGACGGCAGAGTTCATCGGCTCGGTGAACATTTTCGAGGCGCACATCCGCGAAGACGAGGCCGACAGCATCACGCTGACCAGCACCCTGCTGGATGCGCCGGTGTTCATCGACCGTGGCGTAACCACGCCAGCGGAAACCACCGAAACCCTGATCGCCCTGCGTCCGGAGAAGATCTATCTGACCGCCGACAAACCGGACGGCGAGCACAACTGGAGCTGCGGTACGGTGGACAACATTGCCTACCTGGGCGACATCACGTCCTACTACGTGAAGCTGGCCAGCGGCAAACGGGTGCAGGCGACCATGGCGAACGTCGAACGTCGTGGTGAGCGGCCAACCTGGGGCGACAGGGTATTCGTATCCTGGGAAGCCTCCAGCCCCATCCTGCTCTGGAACTGA
- a CDS encoding LysR family transcriptional regulator → MDRLLEMQTFCNVVEAGSFVAASENLGMSKAAVSRYVSELESRLGVRLLQRTTRRLSLTGEGEVFYVRCRELLAGVEEAEAEITARNDVARGTLRVNAPVSFGISHLAPLWGKFHARYPDVELSIDLSDRLVDIVEEGFDLAIRIATLQSSTLVSRRITSTRLIACASPDYVATHGFPVKPDDLASHRVIGYSNFTTGNDWPFEGPDGKTSVRVRPWMYANNGETCCAAAVAGQGIVLQPGFLVHKDLEAGRLVELMPDYRSTELGVYAVYPTRKFVTPKVRALVDYLVSAFPDAL, encoded by the coding sequence ATGGATCGACTGTTGGAGATGCAGACGTTCTGCAACGTGGTTGAGGCCGGCAGCTTCGTCGCTGCATCAGAGAATCTGGGAATGTCCAAGGCCGCTGTCTCGCGCTATGTCAGCGAACTGGAAAGCCGTCTCGGGGTTCGGTTGTTGCAGCGGACCACCCGCCGCCTGTCTCTCACGGGGGAGGGCGAGGTGTTCTATGTCCGGTGCCGGGAATTATTGGCCGGGGTTGAGGAGGCCGAAGCAGAAATTACCGCCCGTAATGATGTCGCAAGGGGCACATTAAGGGTGAATGCGCCGGTCAGTTTCGGAATCAGCCACCTGGCACCTTTGTGGGGAAAATTTCACGCCCGCTATCCGGACGTGGAGTTGTCGATCGACCTCTCGGACCGGCTGGTGGACATCGTCGAGGAAGGCTTTGATCTGGCCATTCGGATTGCCACCCTGCAAAGCTCTACACTGGTCAGCCGAAGGATTACCTCCACCCGGTTAATAGCCTGCGCCTCGCCGGATTACGTTGCCACCCATGGCTTCCCCGTCAAACCGGATGATCTGGCGAGCCACAGGGTCATCGGCTACAGCAACTTCACCACGGGCAATGACTGGCCCTTTGAGGGCCCGGACGGCAAGACCAGTGTGCGGGTCCGGCCATGGATGTATGCCAACAACGGTGAAACCTGCTGCGCCGCTGCCGTGGCCGGGCAGGGCATCGTGCTGCAGCCCGGTTTTCTGGTACACAAAGACCTGGAAGCCGGGCGGCTGGTGGAGCTGATGCCTGACTATCGCTCCACCGAACTTGGCGTTTACGCCGTCTATCCCACCCGCAAGTTCGTGACGCCCAAAGTCCGGGCGCTGGTGGATTACCTTGTCTCCGCCTTTCCCGATGCGCTCTAA
- a CDS encoding ABC transporter permease subunit, with translation MRRKLLPAPLTERVRAVLFNRRVVFGIPFLWLLLFFLLPFALVLKISLTSAVMAIPPYEPVFRWVDNTFSVVVNIGNYLFLLSDSLYFAAYWGSVKTAFLATVVCLLIGYPMAYAMARAPKHWQLVLLLMVMLPSWTSFLIRVYAWMGILGNQGLLNSFLMWLGLIDQPLKMLNTNFAVVLGIVYAYLPFMVLPIYTNLVKLDVRLLEAASDLGCRSLTTFWAITLPLSKAGILAGSMLVFIPAVGEFVIPELLGGPDTLMIGKVLWEEFFNNRDWPVASALAIVMLLLLLVPIVLFHRFQAREMEKHG, from the coding sequence ATGAGACGCAAACTTTTACCCGCCCCTCTGACCGAGCGGGTGCGTGCAGTCCTTTTCAATCGGCGGGTGGTGTTCGGTATCCCGTTCCTGTGGCTGCTGCTGTTCTTCCTCCTGCCGTTTGCGCTGGTGCTGAAGATCAGCCTGACCTCGGCGGTGATGGCCATTCCCCCTTACGAGCCCGTATTCCGGTGGGTGGACAACACCTTCTCGGTGGTGGTGAATATCGGGAACTACCTGTTCCTGCTGTCCGACAGCCTGTATTTCGCGGCCTACTGGGGATCGGTGAAAACCGCCTTCCTGGCCACCGTCGTGTGCCTGCTGATTGGCTACCCGATGGCGTACGCCATGGCGAGGGCGCCCAAGCACTGGCAACTGGTGTTGCTGTTGATGGTGATGCTGCCCTCCTGGACCTCGTTCCTGATCCGGGTCTATGCCTGGATGGGCATCCTCGGCAATCAGGGGCTGCTGAACAGTTTCCTGATGTGGCTGGGTTTGATTGACCAGCCCCTCAAGATGCTGAACACCAACTTCGCAGTGGTGCTGGGCATCGTCTACGCCTACCTGCCGTTCATGGTGCTGCCCATCTACACCAATCTGGTGAAGCTGGATGTGCGCCTGCTGGAAGCAGCCTCAGACCTCGGTTGCCGAAGCCTGACCACCTTCTGGGCCATCACCCTGCCGCTCTCAAAGGCCGGCATCCTCGCCGGCTCGATGCTGGTGTTTATTCCCGCGGTGGGCGAGTTCGTGATTCCGGAGCTGCTCGGCGGGCCGGACACGCTGATGATCGGCAAGGTGTTGTGGGAGGAGTTCTTCAACAACCGCGACTGGCCGGTGGCGTCTGCCCTCGCGATCGTGATGCTGTTGTTACTGCTGGTGCCGATTGTGCTGTTCCATCGGTTCCAGGCCCGGGAGATGGAAAAGCATGGTTAA
- a CDS encoding glutamine synthetase family protein gives MASGSTSADSFLLAHPELQFVDLLIPDINGIVRGKRVDPSALAKVFERGVAMPASIFALNIQGTTVEETGLGLDIGEADRVCLPIENTLTMEPWQKRPTAQLLLTMYELDRETPFFADPRVVLQNIIKRFEELGLTPVAAFELEFYLIDQENLSGRPQPPKSPLSGKRPAGTQAYSIDDLDEYAEFLADVLDAAHEQELPADALVAESAPGQFEVNLHYVDDAVQACDHATLLKRLIKNMAYDHEMDTTFMAKPYHNQAGSGMHLHVSLVDSEGRNVFAGDAEQPNDMLRWAVGGLVATMNDAMALFCPNINSYRRFSPEYYVPSAATWGVDNRTASLRLPGGDPEALRIEHRVAGADANPYLLMAAVLAGMHYGISNRIEPPPVTVGNAHEQHEASLVNNLRDALRELGQSRVMADYLGREFLDVFVACKEHELNEFEMTISDLEYLWYLHTV, from the coding sequence ATGGCTTCTGGTTCTACGAGTGCCGACTCGTTCCTTCTGGCACACCCCGAACTGCAGTTTGTTGATCTGCTCATCCCGGATATCAATGGCATTGTTCGCGGCAAGCGGGTGGATCCGTCTGCGCTGGCAAAAGTATTTGAGCGTGGCGTGGCCATGCCGGCTTCCATCTTTGCCCTGAACATCCAGGGCACCACGGTGGAGGAAACCGGTCTGGGGCTCGACATCGGCGAGGCAGATCGCGTCTGCCTGCCTATTGAGAACACCCTCACCATGGAGCCCTGGCAGAAGCGGCCCACCGCGCAACTGCTGCTGACCATGTATGAGCTGGACCGTGAGACACCGTTTTTCGCCGACCCGCGGGTGGTATTGCAGAACATTATTAAGCGGTTTGAGGAATTGGGGCTGACCCCGGTGGCTGCCTTTGAGCTGGAGTTTTACCTGATCGACCAGGAGAACCTCTCCGGTCGCCCGCAGCCGCCGAAATCGCCGCTTTCGGGTAAACGCCCGGCGGGCACCCAGGCCTACTCCATTGATGATCTGGACGAGTACGCGGAATTCCTGGCGGACGTGCTGGATGCCGCCCACGAGCAGGAGCTGCCGGCGGATGCGCTGGTGGCCGAATCGGCGCCCGGCCAGTTTGAAGTCAACCTGCATTACGTGGATGACGCCGTGCAAGCCTGCGACCACGCCACCCTGCTCAAGCGCCTGATCAAGAACATGGCCTACGACCATGAAATGGACACCACCTTCATGGCCAAGCCGTATCACAACCAGGCCGGCAGTGGCATGCACCTGCACGTGAGCCTGGTGGATAGTGAGGGCCGCAACGTATTCGCCGGCGACGCCGAGCAGCCAAACGACATGCTGCGCTGGGCCGTGGGCGGGTTGGTGGCCACCATGAACGATGCCATGGCGTTGTTCTGCCCGAACATCAATTCCTACCGACGGTTCAGCCCGGAGTACTATGTGCCCAGTGCGGCTACCTGGGGCGTGGATAATCGGACTGCGTCACTGCGTTTGCCGGGCGGTGATCCTGAAGCTCTTCGAATTGAACACCGTGTGGCCGGCGCCGATGCCAACCCGTACCTGCTGATGGCAGCCGTGCTGGCGGGCATGCATTACGGTATCTCCAACCGGATCGAACCACCGCCGGTCACCGTGGGTAATGCCCATGAACAGCACGAGGCCTCATTGGTGAATAACCTGCGGGATGCCTTGCGGGAGCTGGGCCAATCCAGAGTCATGGCTGACTATCTCGGTCGGGAGTTTCTGGACGTGTTCGTGGCCTGCAAGGAGCATGAGCTGAATGAGTTCGAGATGACCATCTCGGATCTTGAGTATCTCTGGTACCTGCACACAGTCTAG
- a CDS encoding DoxX family protein, with amino-acid sequence MNNAFLNKLISTDAGWGALALRIPVGIIFAAHGAQKLFGWFGGYGLEGTGQWMDSIGLSPGYLMALLAGGAEFFGGLALIIGLLVRPASAVLAFAMLVAIFSVHIGNGLFMSNNGYEFGLALLAVSVSLVFSGAGRASIDRAIAAR; translated from the coding sequence ATGAACAACGCATTCCTGAACAAACTGATCAGCACTGACGCAGGCTGGGGCGCATTGGCCCTCCGGATTCCCGTCGGTATCATTTTCGCCGCTCACGGCGCCCAGAAACTGTTTGGCTGGTTCGGCGGCTACGGCCTGGAAGGCACGGGGCAATGGATGGATTCCATCGGGCTGAGCCCGGGCTACCTGATGGCCCTGTTGGCCGGTGGCGCGGAATTCTTCGGCGGCCTGGCACTGATCATCGGCCTGCTGGTTCGCCCTGCCAGCGCGGTACTTGCATTTGCCATGCTGGTCGCCATTTTCAGCGTTCATATCGGCAACGGCCTGTTCATGAGTAACAATGGCTACGAGTTTGGCCTGGCCTTGCTGGCCGTGTCGGTGTCCCTGGTATTCAGCGGCGCAGGCCGCGCGTCCATTGATCGCGCGATTGCAGCCCGATAA